In the Magnolia sinica isolate HGM2019 chromosome 15, MsV1, whole genome shotgun sequence genome, one interval contains:
- the LOC131227054 gene encoding universal stress protein PHOS34-like isoform X2 yields MGGKRTVGIGMDYSATSKLALRWAIDNLVNGGDRLIVIHVQSSKAEPAQKELWEDTGSPLIPLEELKEMHILKQYGLTRDPEVLEILDTVSRTKQVDVVSKIYWGDPREKLCDAVEDLKLDSLVVGSRGVGKIKRVLLGSVSKYVVTNASCPVTVVKGATISKS; encoded by the exons atgggtgggaAACGAACGGTTGGGATTGGCATGGACTACTCGGCAACTAGCAAATTGGCTCTCCGATGGGCCATCGACAATCTAGTGAACGGTGGAGATCGGCTAATCGTGATCCACGTGCAGTCGAGCAAAGCAGAACCAGCACAAAAGGAGCTATGGGAAGACACCGGATCAC ctttgaTTCCGCTCGAAGAATTGAAAGAAATGCATATATTGAAGCAGTACGGACTTACTCGTGATCCTGAGGTTCTGGAGATTCTCGATACTGTGTCGAGGACAAAACAG GTAGATGTGGTATCTAAGATCTACTGGGGGGACCCACGGGAGAAGCTCTGTGATGCTGTCGAAGATCTAAAGCTAGACTCGCTTGTGGTTGGAAGTAGAGGCGTGGGGAAGATCAAACg GGTTTTGCTTGGGAGTGTGAGCAAGTACGTGGTGACAAATGCTTCATGTCCTGTGACAGTTGTAAAAGGGGCCACCATCTCCAAATCCTAA
- the LOC131227054 gene encoding universal stress protein PHOS34-like isoform X1: MGGKRTVGIGMDYSATSKLALRWAIDNLVNGGDRLIVIHVQSSKAEPAQKELWEDTGSPLIPLEELKEMHILKQYGLTRDPEVLEILDTVSRTKQVDVVSKIYWGDPREKLCDAVEDLKLDSLVVGSRGVGKIKRVLLGSVSKYVVTNASCPVTVVKGATISKS, encoded by the exons atgggtgggaAACGAACGGTTGGGATTGGCATGGACTACTCGGCAACTAGCAAATTGGCTCTCCGATGGGCCATCGACAATCTAGTGAACGGTGGAGATCGGCTAATCGTGATCCACGTGCAGTCGAGCAAAGCAGAACCAGCACAAAAGGAGCTATGGGAAGACACCGGATCAC ctttgaTTCCGCTCGAAGAATTGAAAGAAATGCATATATTGAAGCAGTACGGACTTACTCGTGATCCTGAGGTTCTGGAGATTCTCGATACTGTGTCGAGGACAAAACAG GTAGATGTGGTATCTAAGATCTACTGGGGGGACCCACGGGAGAAGCTCTGTGATGCTGTCGAAGATCTAAAGCTAGACTCGCTTGTGGTTGGAAGTAGAGGCGTGGGGAAGATCAAACg GGTTTTGCTTGGGAGTGTGAGCAAATACGTGGTGACAAATGCTTCATGTCCTGTGACAGTTGTAAAAGGGGCCACCATCTCCAAATCCTAA